From Calothrix sp. PCC 6303, a single genomic window includes:
- a CDS encoding trypsin-like serine peptidase translates to MNKQSFALLFTGIIGAATLTLSVQAQTKQSITPKFISAKTGGFKFDANVKPFIPDGLGRSAKPDEGDSRGIVSDIDNRIPMLSKKYPWSAIGRVKGTTTNAESYHCTGTLIGEDLVLTNAHCVIDPETKEKSAKIQFMPNVIDGKYQDVAEVVDVIYGTDFKQGDQISPNDWAIMTINKPLGRKYGFLGMKPIPTSTLINNPRSLFFVGYSKDFPTENYQKYLTAGKGWTASYEKGCSITKEEAGFLFHDCATAGGSSGGALIGIIGGEPYILALNNAELGNITNFAVKISTIQEDLSQK, encoded by the coding sequence ATGAATAAACAATCTTTCGCACTATTATTTACCGGAATCATCGGTGCTGCAACCTTAACTCTATCAGTTCAGGCTCAAACCAAACAAAGCATCACACCAAAGTTCATTAGCGCGAAAACTGGCGGATTCAAGTTTGATGCTAACGTCAAACCCTTTATCCCCGATGGTTTGGGACGTTCGGCGAAGCCAGATGAAGGTGATTCACGAGGAATCGTCAGTGATATCGATAATCGCATCCCCATGTTAAGTAAAAAATACCCTTGGTCAGCAATTGGTAGGGTAAAAGGAACTACAACTAATGCAGAAAGTTATCATTGCACGGGTACTTTAATTGGTGAAGATTTAGTTTTAACTAATGCTCACTGTGTAATTGATCCGGAGACTAAAGAGAAAAGTGCCAAAATTCAGTTTATGCCAAATGTGATTGATGGTAAATATCAAGATGTTGCGGAGGTAGTTGATGTGATTTATGGTACTGACTTTAAGCAGGGTGATCAAATCAGCCCCAATGATTGGGCGATTATGACGATTAATAAGCCTCTTGGTAGAAAATACGGTTTTTTGGGAATGAAACCTATACCCACTTCGACACTAATTAATAACCCCAGAAGTCTGTTTTTTGTTGGTTACTCTAAAGATTTTCCGACAGAAAATTATCAAAAATATTTGACTGCTGGTAAAGGATGGACGGCAAGTTATGAAAAGGGATGCAGTATTACTAAGGAGGAAGCTGGTTTTCTGTTTCATGATTGTGCCACTGCTGGGGGTTCTTCGGGTGGTGCACTGATTGGGATAATTGGTGGCGAGCCTTATATCTTAGCTTTGAATAATGCTGAGTTAGGTAACATTACGAATTTTGCGGTGAAGATTTCGACGATTCAGGAAGATTTGAGTCAAAAATAA
- a CDS encoding CHAT domain-containing tetratricopeptide repeat protein, translating to MAQCKKNRVNLSYFLAKFTRYSLIGLLSVVLVSESVGASVTLAQSQIAQQTVPNPSVPLSGEKQKRYQEQVKLYQEGEELQKKGTREGYLQAIEKYQQALKIAQKIGLRGEEAEILMQIGLVNVFLSEYQQALDLYNQSLKIWQELNQPLFEAIVLSMIGDTYNNMGKTQESLDYLKRAESSFRTQKQFRYLAINLSSISRVYMRLGQTKNALHFLNQALEIYRTTYKDQVKEAHTLNSLAFINSLIGQSEVAFKYYNQAVEIYRERKDFLGQAEMLKSIGSLHGKLGKHDLALEYLNKALEIQSTKGTLVDRGLTINDIASIYSSRGDYEKAVEYYQKAKLLFHEAGWTTLETLSIGSIVSIYRNFLGNNQQALKYTEEVLKLNRKTGEKDEEASTLNQKGDIYIQQGDYQLALDAYNQALEIERSITKNPKAAARTLGNIALLYNSLGDSKLSIRTYNQALDIYRKLDNKAQQARILLYMGGVYQKNEKLDDALVSYNQAIKLLNEENYNLEISIHYGLARIYRDKEDYTKAFKSANLALELSKKHENSFQEIASLGIIGSIYLAQGDYTNALDSYNEVLDRCRKSDLKIKEAETLSTISIAYGFQQQHQKAINTLNEELKLRQTLKDKIGEAQVNYQIAINQRKLGKLETALTNIDEAIKIVESIRSNVKNPDLRTSYFATVQNYYKFKIDLLMELHKKQPSKGYDALALNTSEASRARGLVDLLTEAGANIRKGANPQLLAEEQRLQQLLNGKEKARIDILSTSKGNDVAKTTADKLGDEIADIINQQQQLKTQILTKSPEYAALKYPQPLELKGIQQQLDKDTILLQYSLGKERSYLWLVTPDSVQAYELAKGEVIEKAVENFRDVILTANTPYGKDHPDDINQPASQLSQMILAPVANKLGKKRLVIVADGALQNIPFAALADPGTPPPTPRLQGGEESKPLSLQERGLERGSYQPLLVNHEIVNLPSITAIQTQRKHLNNRLLSPKTLAVLADPFFTTEQAQGKLEALGPEISDNPQEVIKNSEKLPPLPGTRIEAEAMLKSLSSDQKTHAFGADANYNFATNPTLKQYRHLFFATHGFVNTERPELSGIALAQVDKDGKPVDEKKGYLRLGDIFNMDWAAELVVLSACETGLGKDTKGEGLVGLTRGLMYAGSKRAVVSLWKVSDKGTSELMPIFYKSVLAGKSPAVALREAQLQMWQGKEWRNPYYWAAFTLQGEWR from the coding sequence ATGGCACAGTGCAAGAAAAACAGGGTTAATTTAAGTTATTTTCTAGCAAAATTCACCCGTTACAGTTTGATTGGTTTACTTAGCGTGGTTTTAGTATCGGAATCGGTAGGGGCAAGCGTAACATTAGCACAGTCGCAAATAGCACAGCAGACTGTACCAAATCCGTCGGTTCCGTTGAGTGGAGAGAAGCAAAAGCGATATCAGGAACAAGTAAAGCTCTATCAAGAAGGAGAAGAATTACAAAAGAAAGGGACTAGGGAAGGATATCTACAGGCAATTGAAAAATATCAACAAGCATTGAAAATTGCTCAGAAAATTGGGTTACGAGGAGAGGAAGCCGAAATTTTAATGCAAATAGGTTTGGTTAATGTTTTTCTCTCAGAATATCAACAAGCACTAGATTTATATAACCAATCATTAAAAATATGGCAGGAGTTAAATCAACCTTTATTTGAAGCAATTGTACTCAGTATGATTGGTGATACCTATAACAATATGGGAAAAACACAAGAATCACTTGATTATTTGAAGCGAGCAGAATCAAGCTTTCGGACACAGAAACAATTTCGTTACTTAGCTATAAATTTATCTTCTATCTCTCGTGTCTATATGAGATTAGGACAGACGAAGAATGCACTGCATTTCCTTAATCAAGCATTAGAGATTTATCGCACTACCTATAAAGACCAAGTAAAAGAAGCTCATACTCTGAATTCTCTTGCTTTCATAAATTCTCTAATAGGTCAGTCTGAAGTGGCATTTAAATACTATAATCAAGCCGTAGAAATCTATCGAGAAAGAAAAGATTTTTTAGGACAAGCTGAAATGTTGAAAAGCATTGGCTCTCTTCACGGGAAATTGGGTAAACATGATTTGGCTCTAGAATATTTAAATAAAGCGTTGGAAATACAATCAACAAAAGGTACATTAGTTGATCGAGGTTTAACTATTAATGATATTGCCAGTATTTATAGTTCACGGGGAGATTACGAAAAAGCAGTTGAATACTACCAAAAAGCAAAATTACTCTTCCATGAAGCTGGGTGGACAACCTTAGAGACTTTAAGTATTGGATCGATTGTCAGTATCTATCGAAATTTTCTAGGTAATAACCAACAAGCACTAAAATATACGGAAGAAGTACTTAAACTTAACCGTAAAACCGGTGAAAAGGACGAAGAAGCATCAACTCTTAACCAAAAAGGTGATATTTACATCCAACAAGGAGATTATCAGCTTGCATTAGATGCTTATAATCAAGCTTTAGAAATTGAGCGTTCCATAACAAAAAACCCTAAAGCAGCAGCTCGCACCCTTGGTAATATTGCATTGCTCTACAATTCATTAGGTGATAGTAAATTAAGCATTAGAACTTACAATCAAGCGCTAGATATTTACAGAAAACTTGATAACAAGGCTCAACAAGCTAGAATCCTTCTCTACATGGGTGGAGTTTATCAAAAAAATGAAAAACTAGATGATGCACTTGTATCTTATAATCAAGCTATTAAATTATTAAACGAAGAAAATTATAATCTTGAAATAAGTATACATTATGGACTAGCAAGAATATATCGTGATAAAGAAGATTATACCAAAGCTTTTAAGTCTGCTAATCTAGCCTTGGAATTATCGAAAAAACATGAAAATTCTTTTCAAGAAATTGCGTCTCTTGGAATCATTGGTAGCATATATCTTGCACAAGGCGATTATACAAATGCTCTAGATAGCTATAATGAAGTGCTAGATAGGTGCAGGAAGTCAGATTTAAAAATTAAAGAAGCAGAAACTTTAAGCACAATTAGTATAGCTTATGGTTTTCAACAACAACACCAGAAAGCCATAAATACGCTCAATGAAGAACTAAAATTACGGCAGACTTTAAAAGATAAAATAGGAGAAGCTCAAGTTAACTATCAAATCGCCATTAACCAACGCAAACTAGGAAAACTAGAAACAGCCCTTACCAACATCGACGAAGCTATTAAAATCGTCGAAAGCATCCGCAGCAACGTCAAAAACCCAGACTTACGTACATCCTACTTCGCCACAGTCCAAAACTACTACAAATTCAAAATCGACTTACTGATGGAACTCCACAAAAAACAACCATCAAAAGGCTACGACGCATTAGCACTCAACACCAGCGAAGCATCCCGCGCTAGAGGACTTGTAGACTTACTCACCGAAGCTGGGGCAAATATCCGCAAAGGTGCAAATCCCCAACTTCTTGCAGAAGAACAACGTTTACAGCAATTACTCAACGGCAAAGAAAAAGCCAGAATCGACATCCTCAGCACATCAAAAGGTAATGATGTCGCTAAAACCACAGCAGATAAATTAGGGGATGAAATTGCCGACATTATCAACCAACAACAACAATTAAAAACCCAAATATTGACTAAAAGCCCAGAATATGCGGCACTTAAATATCCTCAACCCCTGGAATTAAAGGGAATTCAGCAACAACTCGATAAAGACACCATCCTCCTGCAATATTCCCTCGGTAAAGAACGCAGCTATCTCTGGTTAGTTACACCCGATTCGGTTCAAGCTTATGAACTAGCAAAAGGTGAGGTTATTGAAAAAGCAGTAGAAAACTTCCGAGATGTCATTCTTACTGCCAATACTCCGTACGGTAAAGATCATCCTGATGATATCAATCAACCAGCTTCCCAACTGAGTCAAATGATTCTCGCACCTGTGGCTAACAAGTTGGGGAAAAAGCGGTTAGTTATCGTCGCTGATGGTGCCTTGCAGAATATCCCATTTGCGGCACTAGCAGATCCTGGAACCCCACCCCCAACCCCTCGCTTGCAGGGAGGGGAGGAATCAAAGCCTCTCTCCTTGCAGGAGAGAGGTTTGGAGAGAGGTTCTTACCAACCGCTACTGGTTAACCACGAAATTGTTAACCTTCCCTCAATTACAGCTATTCAAACCCAACGCAAACACCTAAATAACCGTCTACTCTCACCCAAAACCCTAGCTGTACTTGCCGATCCATTTTTTACCACAGAACAAGCCCAAGGTAAACTCGAAGCCCTTGGACCCGAAATTAGTGATAATCCGCAAGAAGTCATCAAAAACTCTGAGAAACTACCTCCTTTGCCAGGTACCCGCATCGAAGCTGAGGCAATGCTCAAATCTTTGTCATCAGACCAAAAAACACATGCATTTGGTGCTGATGCTAATTACAACTTTGCCACTAATCCTACACTCAAGCAATATCGGCATTTATTTTTTGCTACCCATGGCTTTGTAAATACCGAAAGACCTGAGTTATCAGGGATTGCGCTGGCACAGGTTGATAAAGATGGTAAACCTGTGGACGAGAAAAAGGGTTATCTACGTCTGGGGGACATTTTTAATATGGATTGGGCTGCCGAGTTGGTGGTGTTGAGTGCCTGTGAAACAGGTTTGGGTAAGGATACCAAGGGGGAGGGTTTAGTTGGATTGACAAGGGGGTTAATGTATGCAGGTTCTAAACGGGCTGTGGTGTCGTTGTGGAAAGTTAGCGATAAGGGGACATCAGAGTTGATGCCGATATTTTATAAGTCGGTGTTGGCTGGTAAGTCTCCGGCTGTCGCTTTGCGGGAGGCACAGTTGCAGATGTGGCAGGGTAAGGAGTGGCGTAATCCCTATTATTGGGCAGCTTTCACCTTACAGGGGGAATGGAGGTAA
- the ilvD gene encoding dihydroxy-acid dehydratase produces MPENLKSQVVTQGVQRSPNRAMLRAVGFGDEDFNKAIVGIANSYSTITPCNMGINQLAQRAEIGVRAAGAMPQMFGTITISDGISMGTEGMKYSLVSREVIADSIETACTGQSMDGVLAIGGCDKNMPGAMIAIARMNIPAIFVYGGTIKPGHYDGKDLTVVSSFEAVGQYSAGKIDDAELTEVERNACPGAGSCGGMFTANTMSSAFEAMGMSLPYSSTMAAEDAEKADSTEESGRVLVEAIRKQILPRQIITRKSIENALAVIMAVGGSTNAVLHFLAIAHTAGVKLVLDDIETIRARVPVLCDLKPSGKYVATDLHKAGGIPQVMKMLLAHGLIHGDCLTITGQTIAESLADIPETPSPNQDVIRPWENPMYKEGHLAILKGNLASEGSVAKITGVKVPKISGPARVFESEEDCLAAILAKKINPGDILIIRYEGPKGGPGMREMLAPTSAIIGAGLGDSVGLITDGRFSGGTYGMVVGHVAPEAAVGGNIALVEEGDTITIDAHSRSLNLHVDDAELSRRRANWQPKPPRYTTGILGKYAKLVSSSSLGAVTDLDLFS; encoded by the coding sequence ATGCCGGAAAATCTTAAAAGTCAAGTCGTAACACAGGGAGTACAAAGATCCCCAAATCGGGCGATGCTGCGTGCTGTTGGTTTTGGGGATGAAGATTTTAATAAGGCGATTGTGGGGATTGCCAATAGTTATAGTACGATTACACCCTGCAATATGGGGATTAATCAATTAGCACAACGTGCTGAAATTGGTGTGCGTGCTGCTGGGGCAATGCCGCAAATGTTTGGCACCATCACCATTAGTGATGGGATTTCCATGGGTACTGAAGGGATGAAATATTCCCTCGTTTCGCGGGAAGTGATTGCTGACTCCATCGAAACCGCTTGCACAGGACAAAGTATGGATGGTGTGTTGGCAATTGGGGGTTGCGATAAAAACATGCCCGGAGCGATGATAGCGATCGCACGCATGAATATACCCGCTATTTTCGTCTATGGTGGCACCATCAAACCTGGACATTATGATGGTAAAGATTTAACTGTTGTCAGTTCCTTCGAGGCTGTAGGGCAATACAGTGCCGGGAAAATAGACGACGCTGAACTCACAGAAGTTGAGCGGAATGCCTGTCCTGGTGCGGGTTCCTGTGGGGGGATGTTCACGGCTAACACCATGTCTTCAGCTTTCGAGGCAATGGGAATGAGTTTACCCTATTCCTCAACTATGGCAGCCGAAGATGCCGAAAAGGCAGATAGTACGGAAGAATCGGGAAGGGTATTGGTAGAAGCCATCCGCAAACAAATTCTGCCCCGGCAAATCATCACCCGCAAATCCATCGAAAACGCCTTAGCTGTAATTATGGCAGTGGGTGGATCGACAAATGCCGTTTTGCACTTTTTAGCGATCGCGCACACAGCAGGTGTCAAACTGGTACTAGATGACATCGAAACTATCCGCGCCCGTGTCCCCGTTTTGTGCGATTTAAAACCCAGTGGCAAGTATGTCGCCACCGATCTCCACAAAGCTGGTGGTATCCCCCAAGTTATGAAAATGCTCCTAGCACACGGACTAATTCACGGCGATTGTCTCACCATCACCGGACAAACCATCGCCGAAAGCCTTGCAGATATACCAGAAACACCATCACCAAACCAAGATGTCATTCGCCCTTGGGAAAACCCCATGTATAAAGAGGGACATTTGGCAATCCTGAAAGGCAACCTTGCCAGCGAAGGTTCAGTCGCCAAAATTACAGGTGTGAAAGTTCCTAAAATATCAGGTCCTGCACGGGTATTTGAATCAGAAGAAGATTGCCTCGCGGCAATTTTGGCAAAAAAAATCAATCCCGGTGACATTTTAATTATCCGTTATGAAGGTCCTAAAGGTGGTCCCGGAATGCGGGAAATGTTAGCACCTACTTCGGCAATCATTGGTGCAGGTTTAGGCGATTCCGTCGGATTAATTACCGATGGCAGATTTTCTGGTGGTACTTATGGGATGGTTGTGGGACATGTTGCCCCAGAAGCAGCTGTTGGTGGTAATATCGCCTTGGTGGAAGAAGGTGACACCATCACTATAGATGCCCATTCCCGTTCATTAAACTTGCATGTAGACGATGCAGAATTAAGCCGCCGTCGTGCTAATTGGCAACCTAAACCACCCCGTTACACCACTGGAATTCTAGGTAAGTATGCAAAGCTGGTATCTTCTAGCAGTTTAGGTGCAGTAACCGACTTGGATTTATTTTCCTAA